In Eubacteriales bacterium mix99, the DNA window ATACCAGGCAGACTGCATCCTTCCAAAAGCCAGTCAGCATGTTTTTTGGAAAGCTATCGGCAAAACCCGATCCCTTTCGGCAGCAATTTCCCTTTATATACATTATGTAGTGCCCTTATCCCTTTGCACTATACTACTTATAGTATAATATCCTCTGCAGAAATGCAATGAACCGATCTTGCCTTTCGTTAAAAATAGATCATGTATGACTTCACATGATCCAACCCGTCCTCGGTATAATCGGCCGTTTCCGGCCATCCTTTATAAGAACAATGACATCTGAAAAAAGAATTTCGACTCACAAATTTCGATTAAGCCTTTGTTTTCAGAATATCCCGGATTTCTGTAAGCAGTTGTTCTTCTTTGGCTGATTCCTCTTCTTCCAAAGGCTCATCGACTTCCTTTTTCCGGAACTGATTGAAAAACCGGATCACCATAAAAATGGAGAAGGAAATAATCAGGAAATCAATGACGTTTTGCAAAAACATTCCGTAGTTCAGAGATAGCTCGGGAGTCTTCCCTGCCGCTTCCCGGACCACCCACCGGGCCGCCTTCATATTGATTCCCCCTGTGAGCAGACCAATAAGGGGCATAATGATATCACCCACCAGAGAGGAGACAATTTTGCCGAATGCACCACCGATAATGACACCAATTGCCAGATCCACTACATTCCCCTGCATTGCAAACTCTCTAAATTCCTTCCATATTTTCATTTTCTCTTCCCCCATTTGTTCTTTCTTTATCGGTTCTTCACAGCTGTATTCTCCAGAACATCCGCTACATCTTCACAAATGTCATAAATGTCTTCCAGGCCGTCATAGATTTCCTTCCACTTCATAATTTCCAGAACAGGCCGGTCCTCGCTGCTGAACAAAGTCCTCGTGATGGATCGGTGAAATACATCGCCTTTTTCCTCCAGACGGTTGACTTCAATAACCAGCTTATTCAGATTTTTGGAACTGCGGAAGGACTCAAATTCCTTTACTGCATCGGCCAGTGCCTTGCAGATGGAAACACAAAGTCCGGACATTTCCTTCGCAGTCTCCTCCACCTGCTGAATAGAAAGGATATCAAACAGGTTTGCCACATCCTCCACACCATCCATCACATCGTCCAGACCGCTTCCGATGGCAATCAGATCCTCACGGTCAATGGGTGTGATAAAGGCAGAATTCAGCTCATGGACCAGCTTGTGAAGAAGACCATCGCATTCATGCTCGACATCGTGAATCTTCCTGGCCTTTTTGGCAACATCGGTAAAGTCATGCATCATTTCATCCAGCTGAATGGACGCCCGATGGGAGCATTGTGCCATTTGATAGAGCAGTTCATAATAATTGGGCTCTTTTTTACTGCCAAGTTTCATATTCTTTCTCCTCTTCCGTTCACATTTTTTATACCCTTATTTCCATGCACAAAACAAACAACTGACAAAACGAGTTCCAAAAGTCAGAAAATCGCCAGAAACAGCTTTGCCATCAAAAATCCAATCAGGCCACATCCCGGAAACGTCAGGACCCAGGCATAGACCATATCCCGCGCAATTCCCCAGTTCACCGAGGAAGCCCGTCTGGAAGTACCCACCCCCATAATAGCAGTGGTTTTGGTATGCGTTGTGGATACCGGAAGACCGGTCAGGGATGCCAGGAGCAGACAGGCGCCGGCTGCAATATCCGAAGCGAAGCCCTGATAGGTCTGCATCTTTACCATATCCATACCTACTTTTTTGATGATCCGCCATCCACCTATCATGGTACCTGCCCCCATGGTAAGGGAACAAAGAACCATAACCCATATCGGAATTTCAAAGGACCCGTTGGGCCCCCTCTGTGCCATGCCATTTAAAAACATGGCCACCATAAAGACTCCCATAAACTTCTGCCCGTCCTGGGCACCGTGCAGAAATGCCATACCGGCAGCGGCACCGGCTTGTCCCTTGCTGAAAAAGGATTCTGCCTTCTTCCGGTTCACCCGCCGCATAAAGGTTTCAATCAGGCGGGCAATCAGAAAGCCGCCGGCAAACCCCAGAATGGAGGACTCCACCAATCCGATCAGCACCTTGGACCATTCTGCCATATTCACGGCGGAAAGCCCGCCAAGGGCCAGAGCGGCACCGGTGATGCCGGCAATCAGTGCATGACTCTCACTGGTGGGGATGCCAAAATACCATGCTGCCACCGACCAGACAACGATGGCAAACATACCGGCGGTCAGAACCACAAGGGCATCCCTGCCGGGCTCCGGGCCAAAGTCCACCATATTGGATATGGTGTCCGCCACCTGCGTCGAGATGGAAGTCATAAGCAGGACGCCAAGGAAATTGAAGACCACAGCGACCAGAATGCCGGTACTCGGTCTGAAAACCTTGGTGGCCACTGCGCTCCCGATGGCATTGGGCGCATCGGTCCAGCCGTTGACAAAAACCACGGCCAGAACCAGCACAATACTGATAATAAATGCTACATTCATCCGTTCACCCCATATTCTATCTGTCGCAAAAAGCGACTATTTTTACAATTAGTACTATACATGGATTCCTGTCCATCGTCAATATCGGCTTCCTGCGAAACTCATTTCAGTTGGCTGGAAACTCATTTCAGTTGGCTGGGATGTTTGGAGAAAAAGTCCACCCTGGGCTCCAGGGTTTTCAGCTTATGCCCTTCCGGCTGATCCATAAAGTCGTACACCGTATCAAAGATCCGGCTCCAGTCCCAGAACTCCTTCCGGAAGTTCAGATAGTCCCGTACCATCTCCGTCCCCTCCGGCGCAATGGGATGCATCAGCACAATGGATGTCCGAAGCATATGAAA includes these proteins:
- the mscL gene encoding large-conductance mechanosensitive channel protein MscL; translation: MKIWKEFREFAMQGNVVDLAIGVIIGGAFGKIVSSLVGDIIMPLIGLLTGGINMKAARWVVREAAGKTPELSLNYGMFLQNVIDFLIISFSIFMVIRFFNQFRKKEVDEPLEEEESAKEEQLLTEIRDILKTKA
- a CDS encoding DUF47 family protein, encoding MKLGSKKEPNYYELLYQMAQCSHRASIQLDEMMHDFTDVAKKARKIHDVEHECDGLLHKLVHELNSAFITPIDREDLIAIGSGLDDVMDGVEDVANLFDILSIQQVEETAKEMSGLCVSICKALADAVKEFESFRSSKNLNKLVIEVNRLEEKGDVFHRSITRTLFSSEDRPVLEIMKWKEIYDGLEDIYDICEDVADVLENTAVKNR
- a CDS encoding inorganic phosphate transporter; protein product: MNVAFIISIVLVLAVVFVNGWTDAPNAIGSAVATKVFRPSTGILVAVVFNFLGVLLMTSISTQVADTISNMVDFGPEPGRDALVVLTAGMFAIVVWSVAAWYFGIPTSESHALIAGITGAALALGGLSAVNMAEWSKVLIGLVESSILGFAGGFLIARLIETFMRRVNRKKAESFFSKGQAGAAAGMAFLHGAQDGQKFMGVFMVAMFLNGMAQRGPNGSFEIPIWVMVLCSLTMGAGTMIGGWRIIKKVGMDMVKMQTYQGFASDIAAGACLLLASLTGLPVSTTHTKTTAIMGVGTSRRASSVNWGIARDMVYAWVLTFPGCGLIGFLMAKLFLAIF